The genomic interval GTCAGGGCCGGCAACGGCGCTGAGGGTCAGTGGGGCGAGCCGTTCCACCCATGGCACACTGCGACCGTAGTCGAAGCGCATGACCAGGTCCATTTCAAAATTGGTTTCGCCACTGAGACCCTCGACGATCCGCACCACCGAATTGACTTCGCCCAGCGGCATGAAGTCGAGCACCCGGGCACGGCCGGTGGCAGTGACCCAGGTGGTTTCCAGCACGAGGGTGTCGTCCAGGTATTGGCGGCTGCTGTGCTCGACGGGGTCGCAGGGGGCCACGCGCCAGCGGCCGTTTTCTTCGTTGCCCAGCAGGGCCGCAAACACGGCGGGGGCGTCGAAGCGTGGCAGGCAGAGCCAGTCGAGCGAGCCATCGCGGCTGACCAGGGCGGCGCTGCGGCAATTGCCCAGCAGGGCATAGTCTTCGATGTGGGCAGGCATTGAGTCTCCTTTCGGTTGAACCGGTTTGTTGCCTGTGCCGGCCGCTTCGCGGGGCAAGCCCGCTCCCACAGGTACTGCACACGGCTTAAGTGCAGTAGGGTTCCCTGTGGGAGCGGGCTTGCCCCGCGAAGCGGCCGGCACAGGCAACCCAGCTTGATCAGGTCAGCCCAAGCGGTGCCACTCGCGCTTGTCGCGGGTCAGCAATTCATTGCCAGCGTCAGGCCCGTCTTCACCGGCCGGGTACTGATGCACCTCGCCATCCTGGGCCCAGGCATCGAGAAACGGCTGCACCGCTCGCCAGCCGTTCTCGATGTTGTCAGCCCGCTGGAACAGGGTCTGGTCACCGGTCAGGCAGTCGTAAATCAGCGTCTCGTAGCCGGTCGCCGAGGTCATCTTGAAGAAGTCTTTATAGGCAAAGCCCAGCTCCACATTCTCCATCACCAGCTCCGGCCCTGGCCGTTTGGCCTGCAGGTCGAACCACATGCCTTCGTTGGGCTGAATCTGGATTTTCAGGTAGTTGGGCTTGGGCCGCTCCAGCTCCGACTCGCGGAACTGCGCATACGGCGCGGGCTTGAAGCAAATGGCAATTTCGGTGTCGCGCACGCTCATGCGCTTGCCGGTGCGCAAGTAGAACGGCACGCCGGCCCAGCGCCAGTTGTCGATCATCACCTTCAGCGCCACGTAGGTTTCGGTCTGGCTGTCAGGCGCGACATTGGGCTCCTGCCGATAACCGGGCAGCGGCTTGCGCCCCTGCTTGCCGGCACTGTACTGGCCGCGTACCGAGTTCTTCAGGGCCATTTTCGCCGACCATGGGCGAATAGCACCGACCACCTTGGCCTTTTCGCCGCGCACCGCGTCAGCCCCGAACGCAGCCGGCGGCTCCATGGCCACCATCGCCAGCAACTGGAACAGGTGGTTGGGAACCATGTCGCGCAGGGCCCCGGTGCTGTCGTAGAACGCACCACGGGTTTCGACGCCGACCGTTTCCGCAGCGGTGATCTGCACGTGGTCGATGTAGTGGTTGTTCCAGAACGATTCGAACAGGCCGTTGGAGAAGCGGCTCACCAGAATATTCTGCACCGTCTCTTTGCCCAGGTAATGGTCGATACGGTAGATCTGCCGTTCGCCCATCACTTTCAACAGGCAGGCGTTGAGCGCCTCGGCGCTGGCCAGGTCGGTGCCGAATGGCTTCTCGACCACGACGCGGCGAAAGCCGCCGCCAGACTCGTCGAGCAAGCCGGCCTGCCCCAGGCGCTGCGCCACCTCGGGGAAGAAACGCGGCGAGGTGGCCAGGTAGAAGATCGCATTGCCGTGGCTGGTTTTGTCGATGCGCTTGGCGAGGGCCTGGTAAGTGGCCGGGTCGAGGAAATCGCCCGTCTGGTAATCCAGGCGCTTGGCCAGGCGTGCCCAGAGCTTTTCGTCCAGGCACTTGGCGCTGCCCTCGCCGCCTTTATCCCGCTCGAGCATGAACGCATGCAGGCGCTCTGCAAATTCCTCGGCGCTGGCCGGGTTGTGGTCCACGCCAACGATGCGCAAGTTGCGGTCCAGCAAACCGTCGCGGCTGAGGTTGTACAGCGCCGGCATCAGCAGGCGCTTGACCAGGTCGCCATTGGCGCCAAACAGGAACAGGGTACAGGGAGGTGCGGCTGGAATGGTCTGTTTGGTCATTCGCCTTTCTTCTCGACGTGGCCACCGAAGCCCAGGCGCATGGCCGAAAGGATCTTGTCACCATACGTGCCCTGCTGCTGGCGCGAGCGGAAGCGCGCAAACAGTGCGCTGGACAGCACCGGCACCGGCACCGCCTGCTCAACGGCGGCATCGATGGTCCAGCGGCCTTCGCCACTGTCGGATACCGAGCCACTGAACTGCGACAGCTGCGGGTCGGCCACCAAGGCATCGGCGGTGAGGTCGAGCAGCCATGAGGTTACCACGCTGCCACGCCGCCACACCTCGGCGATCTCGGCCACGTTCAGGTCAAAGCGCTGGTCTTGCGGCAGCTCGTTGCCGCCTTTGCTGCGCAGCAGGTCGAAGCCTTCGGCATAGGCCTGCATGAGGCCGTACTCGATACCGTTATGCACCATTTTCACGTAGTGCCCGGCGCCGGGTGGGCCCGCGTGGATATAGCCGTGCTCGGCGCGCTGATGCTCGCCGCTGCGGCCATGAGTACGCGGGATGTCACCCACGCCCGGGGCCAGCGCCTTGAACAGTGGCTCCAGGCGCTCGAACACGTCCTTTTCGCCGCCGATCATCATGCAGTAGCCACGGTCCAGGCCCCATACGCCGCCAGAAGTGCCGACGTCCAGGTAATGCAGGCCGCGTTTTGCCAGCTCGGCAGCACGGCGCATGTCGTCCTTGTAGAAGGTATTGCCGCCGTCGATGATCGCATCGCCCGGTTCCAGCAGGTCAGCCAACTGCGCGATGGTCTGCTCGGTTGGCTCGCCGGCCGGCAGCATCACCCACACTGCGCGTGGGGCTTTCAGCTTTTGTACCAGCGCACCAAGGTCGTGCGCGCCTTGGGCACCCTCGCCCTCCAGCCCGGTAATGGCCTCGCGGTTGCGGTCGTGCACCACGGTGCGGTGGCCGGCGCGCATCAGGCGCCTTGCGATATTGCCGCCCATGCGGCCCAGCCCGACGATTCCCAATTGCATGAGCCGATGCTCCCTTACGAAATGGATGACAACACAGTCCAGCGTTTCAGATTAGTCCAGCCTGCCGCCCGAGGGTTCAGCGACGAACGGCAAGACCACGATAAACAAAAAAGTTCCCACCAACTGCAAAAGAATTCAGAATGCGCCCCGCGTGAAGCGTCTACGCTTTGACTTGTCACCAGCCAAAACCGCGAGGTGTGCTCATGGGTACCTTGATGCCTGCAACCCCAACCCAGACACTTTATGTCTCCG from Pseudomonas fortuita carries:
- the zwf gene encoding glucose-6-phosphate dehydrogenase: MTKQTIPAAPPCTLFLFGANGDLVKRLLMPALYNLSRDGLLDRNLRIVGVDHNPASAEEFAERLHAFMLERDKGGEGSAKCLDEKLWARLAKRLDYQTGDFLDPATYQALAKRIDKTSHGNAIFYLATSPRFFPEVAQRLGQAGLLDESGGGFRRVVVEKPFGTDLASAEALNACLLKVMGERQIYRIDHYLGKETVQNILVSRFSNGLFESFWNNHYIDHVQITAAETVGVETRGAFYDSTGALRDMVPNHLFQLLAMVAMEPPAAFGADAVRGEKAKVVGAIRPWSAKMALKNSVRGQYSAGKQGRKPLPGYRQEPNVAPDSQTETYVALKVMIDNWRWAGVPFYLRTGKRMSVRDTEIAICFKPAPYAQFRESELERPKPNYLKIQIQPNEGMWFDLQAKRPGPELVMENVELGFAYKDFFKMTSATGYETLIYDCLTGDQTLFQRADNIENGWRAVQPFLDAWAQDGEVHQYPAGEDGPDAGNELLTRDKREWHRLG
- the gnd gene encoding phosphogluconate dehydrogenase (NAD(+)-dependent, decarboxylating), translating into MQLGIVGLGRMGGNIARRLMRAGHRTVVHDRNREAITGLEGEGAQGAHDLGALVQKLKAPRAVWVMLPAGEPTEQTIAQLADLLEPGDAIIDGGNTFYKDDMRRAAELAKRGLHYLDVGTSGGVWGLDRGYCMMIGGEKDVFERLEPLFKALAPGVGDIPRTHGRSGEHQRAEHGYIHAGPPGAGHYVKMVHNGIEYGLMQAYAEGFDLLRSKGGNELPQDQRFDLNVAEIAEVWRRGSVVTSWLLDLTADALVADPQLSQFSGSVSDSGEGRWTIDAAVEQAVPVPVLSSALFARFRSRQQQGTYGDKILSAMRLGFGGHVEKKGE